One genomic window of Branchiostoma lanceolatum isolate klBraLanc5 chromosome 5, klBraLanc5.hap2, whole genome shotgun sequence includes the following:
- the LOC136435643 gene encoding kelch-like protein 24: MDAHCGMDVCPDTSVDSCFAGWFFKSLRSLRSEGLLVDVTLCAEGKEIPCHRVVLATCSDYFKAMFGGSLSESKKDKIEMGGVSVEALQQLVDYAYTSKVNVTEENVRPLFVAANMLQFAHVETACEKFLIKSLSPTTCMGTWALGHKMSSEWVSDRARHCAIKNFEEACKTEEFLELPLDILETYISEDGLHAKKEERVLEVVMLWVRHDLKERQKHLEDLLESVCFSSMDQDYLKNILKKDKVLGKVPGVKKLTEDQSLHRSPREISQNDILVLGGVKDHYLNRTISLSERVYRLELDSHCVDSNPLPQQIRDSQGFAACVLDKDVIVTGGNKSLRQAWRYRPSQKSWKRLASLKTGRYGHGMAVCEGKVYVVGGCSHTTYINTHILSDVEVYNERTNRWKKVAPLELAVSNFALTECSGILHVFGGVIEPDRHTKTDSVQWYDPTSNEWRFGLQMPAAMANLIACTVNYEIYLLGGPLKCVIKYMPWLYYEDLADKLAPWDHCSATVCGSEIYITGGQSEPEMVEVERSQTSQIISSTSHFHCDNHATVQCYDTNYDTMVKVKDLPLALDGHCTVTVPKDLD, from the coding sequence ATGGATGCGCACTGTGGAATGGATGTCTGTCCTGATACATCAGTAGACAGCTGCTTCGCGGGCTGGTTCTTCAAGTCATTGAGAAGTCTAAGATCGGAGGGTCTTCTGGTGGACGTGACGCTGTGTGCCGAGGGAAAAGAGATCCCCTGTCACCGCGTCGTTCTAGCAACTTGCAGCGACTACTTCAAGGCCATGTTCGGCGGAAGCCTCAGTGAGAGCAAGAAGGACAAGATAGAGATGGGAGGGGTGAGCGTAGAGGCATTGCAACAGTTGGTAGACTACGCCTACACGTCCAAAGTCAACGTCACCGAAGAAAACGTTCGTCCTCTGTTTGTAGCCGCCAACATGCTGCAGTTTGCCCATGTGGAGACTGCTTGTGAAAAGTTTCTAATAAAGAGCTTGAGTCCCACGACCTGTATGGGAACCTGGGCACTTGGGCACAAGATGTCGTCCGAATGGGTGTCTGACAGGGCCAGGCACTGTGCCATCAAAAACTTTGAAGAGGCATGCAAGACTGAGGAGTTTCTCGAGCTGCCCCTCGACATCTTGGAGACGTACATCTCAGAAGACGGGCTTCATGCCAAGAAGGAGGAGCGAGTTTTGGAGGTGGTCATGCTCTGGGTAAGACATGATCTTAAAGAACGACAAAAACACCTCGAGGATCTACTTGAGAGTGTCTGCTTCTCAAGCATGGACCAAGACTATCTCAAGAACATTCTAAAGAAAGACAAGGTGCTGGGAAAAGTTCCTGGAGTCAAGAAGCTGACAGAAGATCAGTCTCTGCACAGAAGCCCTCGCGAAATCAGTCAAAATGACATTCTTGTTCTCGGAGGGGTTAAAGATCACTACTTGAACAGGACCATTAGTTTGAGCGAGAGAGTCTACAGGCTTGAGCTTGATTCTCATTGCGTTGACAGCAATCCGCTGCCGCAGCAAATTCGTGACAGTCAGGGCTTTGCAGCCTGTGTTCTTGACAAGGACGTGATTGTGACAGGCGGGAACAAATCTCTCCGTCAAGCGTGGAGATACAGACCATCCCAGAAGTCCTGGAAGAGGCTGGCGTCCTTGAAGACAGGGAGATACGGGCATGGGATGGCAGTTTGCGAGGGAAAGGTGTACGTCGTTGGCGGTTGCAGCCATACGACGTATATCAATACACACATTCTGTCTGACGTAGAGGTGTACAACGAGAGAACCAACCGTTGGAAGAAGGTGGCACCACTAGAGCTTGCAGTGAGCAACTTTGCCTTAACTGAGTGCAGTGGGATCCTCCACGTTTTCGGTGGAGTTATCGAACCCGACCGGCACACTAAGACTGACTCTGTACAGTGGTACGACCCCACCTCTAATGAGTGGAGGTTTGGACTGCAGATGCCAGCGGCAATGGCGAACCTCATAGCATGCACAGTTAACTATGAAATCTACTTGCTTGGTGGACCGTTAAAGTGTGTGATTAAATACATGCCCTGGCTGTATTACGAGGACTTGGCGGACAAACTGGCCCCGTGGGATCACTGCAGCGCCACAGTGTGCGGCTCGGAGATCTACATCACCGGCGGGCAGTCGGAACCAGAAATGGTAGAAGTGGAACGTTCTCAAACTTCACAGATTATTTCAAGCACTTCACATTTCCATTGTGACAACCACGCGACGGTTCAGTGCTACGACACCAACTATGACACCATGGTCAAGGTTAAGGATCTACCATTGGCACTGGATGGACACTGCACTGTAACTGTGCCCAAAGACTTAGACTAA